Proteins encoded together in one Styela clava chromosome 12, kaStyClav1.hap1.2, whole genome shotgun sequence window:
- the LOC120329675 gene encoding dynactin subunit 3-like, with protein sequence MATLTLEKLEERLVALEESICPDDNKILIDSLSSLNEALNNLASKRERVNLVFKRVPEIQEYLEPGFVESEELDVSAQRDYIILIEDEIKNITEQLQQVKQLSAVLNSEHICDYRKHLPKANQLQLKQIEQMEETENLGSDIAGLLNRYNDLTRQLSEYFVQVNNIVTSLEEQKIKEERDR encoded by the exons ATGGCTACTTTGACGTTGGAAAAACTTGAAGAAAGATTGGTGGCCTTGGAAGAATCAATATGTCCAGATGATAATAAAATT ttGATTGATTCTCTATCATCCTTGAATGAAGCATTAAACAACTTGGCAAGTAAAAGAGAGAGAGTTAACTTGGTTTTCAAAAGAG TTCCAGAGATTCAGGAGTACTTGGAACCTGGATTTGTCGAGAGTGAAGAGCTTGATGTATCAGCTCAACGTGATTATATTATTCTCATTGAAGATGAGattaaaaatattacagaaCAGTTACAACAAGTCAAACAATTATCTGCAGTATTGAATAGTGAACACATCTGTGATTATAGAAAGCATTTACCGAAAGCAAACCAACTTCAGCTGAAACAGATAGAACAAATg GAGGAAACTGAAAATTTGGGCAGTGACATCGCTGGACTTCTAAATCGTTATAATGATTTG ACTCGCCAATTATCTGAATATTTTGTACAAGTTAATAATATTGTAACAAGTTTAGAAGAACAGAAGATTAAAGAAGAGAGAGACAGATGa
- the LOC120330403 gene encoding organic cation/carnitine transporter 2-like, translating to MQIQNFFEYVGSTGYYHKQLYVLVGLSSIPNLLIAVHFVFTFYEPDFHCIPTMGWNFTLSENISEESFKYMLNTSIPLLQDATGNLKRSQCLMYNLTTPPLENESPIAPSPNTTDVIPCVNGYKYHFKDYQTSYLTEFDIVCDDSWKAPLAVSIFHVGMAVGSLCGCLADKFGRRPVILWTAMAQVVSMLLMSFSWNYIFFVCCIFVSGVASIMNYVPSFTLMAEMSGIEWRNFLSIGSWFTYSCGYIFAAGFAYFFQTWRWLLRVISIFSLLIYLPSFCLLPESARWLLTKGKRDEANKELMKIGALNNKLCDIQTMLKENPIEIDEEKSTGLWKSLKVMFRKEIRTRCLVACFSWFVACFAYFAIALYSSYFSQNLILNCLFSGLSDFPGLAMAYFLVKYIGRPRSILVSMLISGVSSFSLPFIPSDLHVWKTVAAMFGKLAVCGMFYIVYITTAEIAPTPQRATIMSFASTCGRIGGLTAPFLMYASKIQDVIPYAVMGILAVICGLLSVLYIPETKGVPIPDTVEEAAANKRFYGFSVFSRPDGKSIKTAVDPKQTETLL from the exons atgcaaattcaaaatttctttgAATATGTTGGATCAACCGGATATTATCATAAACAATTATATGTGTTGGTCGGCCTAAGTTCGATACCAAACTTACTTATTGCCGTACATTTCGTTTTCACGTTCTACGAGCCAGATTTTCACTGCATACCAACAATGGGTTGGAATTTTACACTTTCAGAAAAC atTTCTGAGGAATCTTTCAAGTATATGCTAAATACCTCAATACCGCTGTTACAAGATGCAACGGGAAATTTGAAGAGAAGCCAATGCCTAATGTACAACCTTACCACTCCACCCCTAGAAAATGAATCGCCG aTCGCACCTTCTCCTAACACAACTGACGTCATTCCATGTGTAAATGGATATAAATATCATTTCAAAGATTACCAAACAAGTTATCTAACGGAA TTCGACATCGTTTGTGACGACTCATGGAAAGCTCCTCTTGCTGTCTCTATATTTCATGTTGGGATGGCAGTTGGGTCCTTATGTGGATGTTTAGCTGACAA ATTCGGGCGTAGACCAGTCATTCTCTGGACCGCCATGGCACAGGTTGTTAGCATGCTCCTCATGTCATTCTCCTGGAACTACATATTTTTTGTATGTTGTATATTTGTATCAGGAGTCGCATCAATTATGAACTATGTTCCCTCCTTTACATTGA tggCTGAAATGTCTGGGATTGAATGGAGAAATTTCTTGTCAATTGGGagttggttcacatactcctGTGGTTATATCTTTGCTGCTGGATTTGCATATTTCTTTCAAACCTGGAGATGGCTTCTCAGAGTGATTTCGATATTCAGTTTACTGATTTATCTGCCTTCGTTTTG TTTGTTGCCTGAATCGGCTCGTTGGCTACTGACTAAAGGAAAACGAGATGAAGCGAACAAAGAACTTATGAAGATAGGGGCATTGAATAATAAACTATGTGATATCCAAACTATGctgaaa GAAAATCCTATCGAAATAGATGAAGAAAAGTCAACAGGATTGTGGAAGTCACTAAAAGTTATGTTCAGGAAAGAAATCAGGACGAGATGCTTGGTAGCGTGTTTTTCGTG GTTTGTGGCATGCTTTGCGTACTTTGCAATCGCCCTGTATTCTTCATATTTCAGCCAAAATCTCATATTGAATTGCTTATTTTCTGGACTTTCTGATTTCCCTGGTTTGGCTATGGCTTACTTTCTTGTCAAATATATTGGACGTCCCAGATCAATCCTAGTCTCAATGCTAATCAGTGGAGTGTCGAGCTTTTCCCTGCCGTTTATACCAAGTG ATTTGCATGTCTGGAAAACAGTAGCAGCCATGTTTGGGAAACTTGCAGTTTGTGgaatgttttatattgtttacatTACGACGGCAGAAATTGCTCCAACTCCACAAAGAGCAACAATAATGAGCTTTGCTTCGACATGTGGACGTATAGGAGGATTAACTGCACCTTTTCTTATGTATGCAA GTAAAATTCAAGATGTAATTCCTTACGCTGTAATGGGAATATTAGCTGTAATTTGCGGCCTATTATCAGTTTTATACATCCCGGAGACAAAAGGCGTTCCAATACCTGATACAGTTGAAGAGGCCGCAGCAAATAAAAG ATTCTACGGTTTCAGTGTTTTTAGCAGACCTGATGGAAAGTCAATCAAGACGGCTGTTGACCCTAAACAAACTGAAACACTTCTATGA
- the LOC120330405 gene encoding 5-hydroxytryptamine receptor 3A-like, with product MDKNVRDRKIFCRGKFKALIFTILILSGSIRISAKSRSSGGKSIAKSSLPGLGKLQSNNLGTSDKNKNPDTVHELSGTNTALYALKRFLMTGYDKGMRPVRNDTDILEVEVDVIYRQVLDMDEKNQILSSLVWYRQHWQDIYLRWEPEHHQGLEELWLPAESVWRPDIVLQEETGTKDYSPRLPFVKVNHDGHVEYHEPTSFTTTCSMNTMHFPFDVQHCTLTFSSWTHPGSKISLMPERKTEQMVNDIQVFVNTGEWKLQHVGVKIQTANYSSIMVESASDYTDWPEVVFTVTLRRNSSFYMQSMMFPSILLTSIALLGFFLPPDSGERVGLQITILLTFMVFLLTVCEMFPASTGPYLGTYYVICIFLLAVNLLMTVLVLRLYYHPCKPVPTWIKTFLFQLGRCCFFDVTQLEEFRDFLGDQKSGVGRISDKKSTNRDKSPRPRVAKSCLCNVMLSCLKEVDEHTSPPGGRIINKREYHFRHSKLHLYGDHSSPPYQRSRVFSIKRSARLNRCDECVNDVSPGSLSDGSLFRECITPPLKMGSQQKKHFRKYLYDRNEIRADGGPTGEDKSLFRIPQCTYSESRAPIFRKRRNRFPDQNRNSSHRTTDKREENLQSHKKKLKNDTDMVEIFGKITDVLDTMKDVINDVREKNIDSEMENEWKKIALMMDKFFLRLYFAMIVISHVTIMAIALCTSYMIEPHSQHIKGPNSMRAENPSSHE from the exons ATACTGTCCACGAATTATCTGGGACTAATACAGCTCTTTATGctttgaaacgctttttaatGACGGGGTATGACAAAGGAATGAGGCCTGTACGTAATGATACTGACATTCTCGAGGTTGAAGTTGACGTTATATATCGACAAGTTTTGGACATGGACGAAAAAAATCAGATTCTGAGCAGCCTAGTCTGGTACAGACAG CATTGGCAAGACATTTATCTTCGTTGGGAACCAGAACATCATCAAGGACTTGAAGAATTATGGCTGCCAGCTGAATCGGTTTGGAGACCAGATATCGTCCTCCAAGAAGA AACAGGAACAAAAGATTATTCCCCAAGACTTCCTTTCGTGAAAGTCAATCACGACGGCCATGTCGAGTACCACGAACCTACGTCTTTCACAACAACTTGTTCAATGAATACAATGCATTTCCCATTCGATGTGCAGCATTGTACACTGACATTCAG TTCATGGACTCATCCTGGATCCAAGATATCTCTCATGCCCGAGAGGAAAACTGAGCAGATGGTGAATGATATTCAAGTATTTGTCAATACCGGAGAATGGAAACTACAACACGTTGGAGTCAAAATACAG ACTGCAAATTATTCGAGCATAATGGTGGAATCTGCTTCTGATTATACTGACTGGCCAGAAGTTGTTTTTACAGTTACACTAAGAAGAAATTCATCTTTCTACATGCAAAGCATGATGTTTCCAAG cATCCTTTTGACATCAATTGCTCTGCTGGGATTTTTTCTTCCTCCAGATAGCGGTGAAAGAGTAGGATTGCAGATTACAATACTTTTGACATTTATGGTATTTCTTCTAACAGTTTGTGAAATGTTTCCAGCTTCGACTGGACCTTATTTAG ggaCGTATTACGTGATATGTATCTTCCTACTTGCGGTAAATTTGTTGATGACAGTTCTTGTACTTCGGTTATATTATCATCCGTGTAAACCGGTTCCGACGTGGatcaaaacatttttgtttcaacttGGTCGTTGTTGCTTTTTTGATGTTACTCAACTCGAAGAATTTAGAGATTTTTTGGGAGATCAGAAATCTG GTGTTGGTAGAATTTCCGATAAAAAATCCACTAATAGAGACAAATCTCCACGACCGCGCGTAGCAAAGAGTTGTTTATGTAACGTCATGCTGTCGTGTTTGAAAGAAGTAGATGAACACACATCGCCACCTGGCGGTAGAATTATAAATAAGAGAGAATACCATTTTCGACACAGCAAACTGCATTTATATGGCGATCATTCTTCTCCCCCGTACCAAAGATCAAGAGTATTTTCAATTAAAAGAAGTGCAAGATTGAATAGATGCGATGAATGTGTAAATGATGTTTCGCCAGGATCGCTTAGTGATGGATCACTGTTCAGAGAATGTATAACTCCACCTTTGAAAATGGGTTCACAA caaaaaaaacatttcagaaaatatctATACGATCGAAATGAAATTAGGGCAGACGGTGGTCCTACGGGCGAGGATAAATCTCTATTTCGCATACCACAATGTACATATAGTGAATCTAGAGCACCTATTTTTCGAAAAAGACGTAACCGATTCCCAGATCAAAATAGAAACTCGTCTCACAGGACGACAGATAAACGTGAAGAAAATTTACAATCTCATAAAAAGAAACTCAAAAATGACACAGACATGGTTGAAATTTTCGGAAAAATAACTGATGTTTTGGATACAATGAAAGATGTAATCAACGACGTAAGAGAGAAGAATATTGATTCAGAAATGGAAAACGAGTGGAAGAAAATTGCTCTAATGATGGATAAATTTTTTCTGCGATTGTATTTTGCAATGATTGTGATCAGTCACGTAACCATCATGGCCATAGCACTTTGCACATCATATATGATAGAGCCACACTCACAACATATAAAAGGTCCAAATTCCATGAGAGCAGAAAATCCATCTAGTCACGAGTAA